Proteins from a single region of Strix uralensis isolate ZFMK-TIS-50842 chromosome 12, bStrUra1, whole genome shotgun sequence:
- the BCAR1 gene encoding breast cancer anti-estrogen resistance protein 1 isoform X2 codes for MNYLNVLAKALYDNVAESPDELSFRKGDIMTVLERNTQGLDGWWLCSLHGRQGIVPGNRLKILVGMYDKKQQQQQAPGPAQGQAPPQPPVPQPALPYHHQGGYTPLSPASQYTPMHPAYAPQGDNVYLMPVPSKGQQGLYPGSAPTGQFPPAPAKQPPAYPKQTPPHAFPSPGQEIYQVPPSLGQAAEAYPGGSASPPQDVYQVPPLAGQAQDIYQVPPSLDMRSWEGHKPQGKVLVPTRVGQVYVYDSPKGEQDEYDFPRHLLSAGSQEIYDVPPVRGGVPSQFSQEVYDTPPMAVKGPNGQDPGQEIYDVPPSVEKNLHQTVYDVPPSVSKDVPDGPAREETYDVPPAFAKQKTFDPSRHPLILAQQEPYLPEDVYDVPPAAGKGAPEPPLSHEIYDVPPSLKKLGGSAFPSQEVYDVPRDLHAPGKGSLDTEGEYIYDVPPQVDREAKGADAKRLSASSTGSTRSNISTSSLDVVPVKEPAKGTGKEFSLDLDAAMETLAKLQHGVGGAVSYLMSFIGANWRSPEHMEANAASIRGAAEGVRTALRDLLEFARGAVGNAAQASDRSLYAKLSKQLQKMEEVYQALARHGQALDACHWAPSALAGGKQGTDDLEHFVMHSRGIPDDTKQLASFLHGNASLLFKRTKPVVESGGHGPPHPSDKASSIQSRPLPSPPKLLAQESPDGPYENSESGWMEDYDYVHLQGKEEFEKTQKELLEKGNIIRQSKDQLEHQQLKQFERLEQEVTRPIDNDLSNWSPPQHYGPARGGGALCPADRQLLLFYLEQCEANLTTLTNAVDAFFTAVSTNQPPKIFVAHSKFVILSAHKLVFIGDTLSRQAKAQDVQHKVMHYSNLLCEMLKEIVVTTKAAALHYPSPAASKDMVERVKDLANSTQQFRMVLGQLAAM; via the exons ATGAACTACCTG AACGTGCTGGCCAAGGCGCTGTACGACAACGTGGCCGAGTCCCCGGACGAGCTCTCCTTCCGCAAGGGTGACATCATGACGGTGCTGGAGCGCAACACCCAGGGCCTGGACGGCTGGTGGCTCTGCTCGCTCCACGGCCGCCAGGGCATCGTCCCCGGGAACCGCCTCAAGATCCTGGTGGGGATGTACgacaagaagcagcagcagcagcaagcgcCCGGCCCGGCGCAGGGACAggcccccccgcagccgccgGTGCCCCAGCCGGCTCTGCCGTACCACCACCAAGGGGGCTACACCCCGCTGTCGCCCGCCTCGCAGTACACACCCATGCACCCTGCTTATGCCCCCCAAGGGGACAACGTCTACCTGATGCCGGTCCCCAGCAAGGGACAGCAGGGTCTCTACCCGGGCTCGGCGCCCACCGGACAGTTTCCGCCGGCCCCGGCGAAGCAGCCGCCCGCCTACCCGAAGCAGACGCCTCCCCACGCTTTCCCCAGCCCCGGCCAGGAGATCTACCAGGTGcccccctccctgggccaggCGGCGGAGGCGTACCCcgggggctctgccagccccccccAGGACGTCTACCAGGTTCCTCCCTTGGCCGGTCAGGCTCAAGACATCTACCAGGTGCCCCCATCGTTGGACATGAGGAGCTGGGAAGGGCACAAGCCCCAGGGAAAG GTGCTGGTGCCCACCCGCGTGGGGCAAGTGTACGTCTACGACTCCCCCAAGGGTGAGCAGGATGAGTACGATTTCCCTCGCCACCTCCTCTCCGCGGGCTCCCAGGAGATCTACGACGTGCCGCCTGTCCGAGGGGGGGTCCCGAGTCAGTTCAGCCAGGAG GTCTATGACACCCCCCCCATGGCAGTGAAGGGTCCCAACGGACAGGACCCAGGGCAGGAGATCTACGATGTGCCCCCCAGCGTGGAGAAGAACCTGCACCAAACT GTGTACGACGTCCCCCCCTCGGTGAGCAAGGACGTGCCGGATGGCCCAGCGCGGGAGGAGACCTATGATGTGCCCCCCGCCTTTGCCAAGCAAAAAACCTTCGACCCCTCCCGCCACCCCCTCATCCTGGCCCAGCAGGAACCCTACTTGCCAGAGGATGTCTACGACGTGCCACCGGCGGCTGGGAAAGGTGCCCCCGAGCCGCCGCTCTCCCACGAGATCTACGATGTGCCCCCCAGCCTCAAGAAGCTGGGGGGATCAGCCTTCCCCTCCCAGGAGGTGTATGACGTGCCCCGGGACCTGCACGCCCCAGGCAAGGGCTCCCTGGACACGGAGGGCGAGTACATCTATGACGTCCCGCCGCAAGTGGACCGTGAGGCCAAGGGGGCCGATGCCAAACGCCTCTCGGCCTCCAGCACGGGCAGCACCCGCAGCAACATCTCCACGTCCTCGCTGGATGTGGTGCCCGTGAAGGAGCCGGCCAAGGGAACCGGCAAGGAGTTCTCCCTGGACTTGGATGCCGCCATGGAGACACTGGCCAAGCTCCAGCACGGCGTCGGCGGCGCCGTCTCCTACCTCATGTCCTTCATCGGCGCCAACTGGCGCAGCCCCGAGCACATGGAGGCCAATGCCGCCAGCATCCGCGGGGCAGCCGAGGGCGTCCGGACAGCCCTCCGGGACCTGCTGGAGTTTGCCCGGGGGGCGGTGGGCAATGCCGCCCAGGCCTCCGACCGCTCCCTCTACGCCAAGCTCAGCAAGCAGCTGCAGAAGATGGAGGAGGTCTACCAGGCCCTGGCACGGCACGGCCAAGCGCTGGACGCTTGCCACTGGGCCCCGAGCGCCCTGGCTGGTGGCAAGCAGGGCACGGATGACTTGGAGCACTTCGTCATGCACTCGCGCGGCATCCCCGATGACACCAAGCAGTTGGCCTCCTTCCTGCACGGCAATGCCTCCCTCCTCTTCAAACGGACAAAGCCGGTGGTGGAGAGCGGTGGCCATGGGCCCCCTCACCCCTCCGACAAGGCCAGCAGCATCCAGTCGcggcccctgccctccccgcccaAGCTGCTGGCCCAGGAGTCGCCCGACGGGCCCTATGAGAACAGCGAGAGTGGCTGGATGGAGGATTACGACTACGTCCATCTCCAG GGCAAAGAGGAGTTTGAGAAGACCcagaaggagctgctggagaaagGCAACATCATCCGGCAGAGCAAGGACCAGCTGGAGCACCAGCAG CTGAAGCAGTTTGAGCGGCTGGAGCAGGAGGTGACGCGCCCCATCGACAATGACCTGTCCAACTGGAGCCCCCCCCAGCACTACGGCCCGGCGCGGGGTGGCGGGGCCCTGTGTCCTGCCGACCGCCAGCTCCTCCTCTTCTACCTGGAGCAGTGCGAGGCCAACCTCACCACGCTCACCAACGCTGTCGACGCCTTCTTCACCGCCGTCAGCACCAACCAACCCCCCAAGATCTTTGTGGCCCACAGCAAGTTCGTCATCCTCAGCGCCCACAAGCTCGTCTTCATCGGGGACACGCTGTCTCGCCAGGCCAAGGCCCAGGACGTGCAGCACAAGGTGATGCACTACAGCAACCTCCTCTGCGAGATGCTCAAGGAGATCGTGGTGACCACCAAGGCGGCCGCCCTCCACTACCCTTCTCCTGCCGCCTCTAAGGACATGGTGGAGCGTGTCAAGGACCTTGCCAACAGCACACAGCAGTTCAGGATGGTGCTGGGCCAGCTGGCAGCCATGTGA
- the BCAR1 gene encoding breast cancer anti-estrogen resistance protein 1 isoform X3 codes for MAPNVLAKALYDNVAESPDELSFRKGDIMTVLERNTQGLDGWWLCSLHGRQGIVPGNRLKILVGMYDKKQQQQQAPGPAQGQAPPQPPVPQPALPYHHQGGYTPLSPASQYTPMHPAYAPQGDNVYLMPVPSKGQQGLYPGSAPTGQFPPAPAKQPPAYPKQTPPHAFPSPGQEIYQVPPSLGQAAEAYPGGSASPPQDVYQVPPLAGQAQDIYQVPPSLDMRSWEGHKPQGKVLVPTRVGQVYVYDSPKGEQDEYDFPRHLLSAGSQEIYDVPPVRGGVPSQFSQEVYDTPPMAVKGPNGQDPGQEIYDVPPSVEKNLHQTVYDVPPSVSKDVPDGPAREETYDVPPAFAKQKTFDPSRHPLILAQQEPYLPEDVYDVPPAAGKGAPEPPLSHEIYDVPPSLKKLGGSAFPSQEVYDVPRDLHAPGKGSLDTEGEYIYDVPPQVDREAKGADAKRLSASSTGSTRSNISTSSLDVVPVKEPAKGTGKEFSLDLDAAMETLAKLQHGVGGAVSYLMSFIGANWRSPEHMEANAASIRGAAEGVRTALRDLLEFARGAVGNAAQASDRSLYAKLSKQLQKMEEVYQALARHGQALDACHWAPSALAGGKQGTDDLEHFVMHSRGIPDDTKQLASFLHGNASLLFKRTKPVVESGGHGPPHPSDKASSIQSRPLPSPPKLLAQESPDGPYENSESGWMEDYDYVHLQGKEEFEKTQKELLEKGNIIRQSKDQLEHQQLKQFERLEQEVTRPIDNDLSNWSPPQHYGPARGGGALCPADRQLLLFYLEQCEANLTTLTNAVDAFFTAVSTNQPPKIFVAHSKFVILSAHKLVFIGDTLSRQAKAQDVQHKVMHYSNLLCEMLKEIVVTTKAAALHYPSPAASKDMVERVKDLANSTQQFRMVLGQLAAM; via the exons atggcacCG AACGTGCTGGCCAAGGCGCTGTACGACAACGTGGCCGAGTCCCCGGACGAGCTCTCCTTCCGCAAGGGTGACATCATGACGGTGCTGGAGCGCAACACCCAGGGCCTGGACGGCTGGTGGCTCTGCTCGCTCCACGGCCGCCAGGGCATCGTCCCCGGGAACCGCCTCAAGATCCTGGTGGGGATGTACgacaagaagcagcagcagcagcaagcgcCCGGCCCGGCGCAGGGACAggcccccccgcagccgccgGTGCCCCAGCCGGCTCTGCCGTACCACCACCAAGGGGGCTACACCCCGCTGTCGCCCGCCTCGCAGTACACACCCATGCACCCTGCTTATGCCCCCCAAGGGGACAACGTCTACCTGATGCCGGTCCCCAGCAAGGGACAGCAGGGTCTCTACCCGGGCTCGGCGCCCACCGGACAGTTTCCGCCGGCCCCGGCGAAGCAGCCGCCCGCCTACCCGAAGCAGACGCCTCCCCACGCTTTCCCCAGCCCCGGCCAGGAGATCTACCAGGTGcccccctccctgggccaggCGGCGGAGGCGTACCCcgggggctctgccagccccccccAGGACGTCTACCAGGTTCCTCCCTTGGCCGGTCAGGCTCAAGACATCTACCAGGTGCCCCCATCGTTGGACATGAGGAGCTGGGAAGGGCACAAGCCCCAGGGAAAG GTGCTGGTGCCCACCCGCGTGGGGCAAGTGTACGTCTACGACTCCCCCAAGGGTGAGCAGGATGAGTACGATTTCCCTCGCCACCTCCTCTCCGCGGGCTCCCAGGAGATCTACGACGTGCCGCCTGTCCGAGGGGGGGTCCCGAGTCAGTTCAGCCAGGAG GTCTATGACACCCCCCCCATGGCAGTGAAGGGTCCCAACGGACAGGACCCAGGGCAGGAGATCTACGATGTGCCCCCCAGCGTGGAGAAGAACCTGCACCAAACT GTGTACGACGTCCCCCCCTCGGTGAGCAAGGACGTGCCGGATGGCCCAGCGCGGGAGGAGACCTATGATGTGCCCCCCGCCTTTGCCAAGCAAAAAACCTTCGACCCCTCCCGCCACCCCCTCATCCTGGCCCAGCAGGAACCCTACTTGCCAGAGGATGTCTACGACGTGCCACCGGCGGCTGGGAAAGGTGCCCCCGAGCCGCCGCTCTCCCACGAGATCTACGATGTGCCCCCCAGCCTCAAGAAGCTGGGGGGATCAGCCTTCCCCTCCCAGGAGGTGTATGACGTGCCCCGGGACCTGCACGCCCCAGGCAAGGGCTCCCTGGACACGGAGGGCGAGTACATCTATGACGTCCCGCCGCAAGTGGACCGTGAGGCCAAGGGGGCCGATGCCAAACGCCTCTCGGCCTCCAGCACGGGCAGCACCCGCAGCAACATCTCCACGTCCTCGCTGGATGTGGTGCCCGTGAAGGAGCCGGCCAAGGGAACCGGCAAGGAGTTCTCCCTGGACTTGGATGCCGCCATGGAGACACTGGCCAAGCTCCAGCACGGCGTCGGCGGCGCCGTCTCCTACCTCATGTCCTTCATCGGCGCCAACTGGCGCAGCCCCGAGCACATGGAGGCCAATGCCGCCAGCATCCGCGGGGCAGCCGAGGGCGTCCGGACAGCCCTCCGGGACCTGCTGGAGTTTGCCCGGGGGGCGGTGGGCAATGCCGCCCAGGCCTCCGACCGCTCCCTCTACGCCAAGCTCAGCAAGCAGCTGCAGAAGATGGAGGAGGTCTACCAGGCCCTGGCACGGCACGGCCAAGCGCTGGACGCTTGCCACTGGGCCCCGAGCGCCCTGGCTGGTGGCAAGCAGGGCACGGATGACTTGGAGCACTTCGTCATGCACTCGCGCGGCATCCCCGATGACACCAAGCAGTTGGCCTCCTTCCTGCACGGCAATGCCTCCCTCCTCTTCAAACGGACAAAGCCGGTGGTGGAGAGCGGTGGCCATGGGCCCCCTCACCCCTCCGACAAGGCCAGCAGCATCCAGTCGcggcccctgccctccccgcccaAGCTGCTGGCCCAGGAGTCGCCCGACGGGCCCTATGAGAACAGCGAGAGTGGCTGGATGGAGGATTACGACTACGTCCATCTCCAG GGCAAAGAGGAGTTTGAGAAGACCcagaaggagctgctggagaaagGCAACATCATCCGGCAGAGCAAGGACCAGCTGGAGCACCAGCAG CTGAAGCAGTTTGAGCGGCTGGAGCAGGAGGTGACGCGCCCCATCGACAATGACCTGTCCAACTGGAGCCCCCCCCAGCACTACGGCCCGGCGCGGGGTGGCGGGGCCCTGTGTCCTGCCGACCGCCAGCTCCTCCTCTTCTACCTGGAGCAGTGCGAGGCCAACCTCACCACGCTCACCAACGCTGTCGACGCCTTCTTCACCGCCGTCAGCACCAACCAACCCCCCAAGATCTTTGTGGCCCACAGCAAGTTCGTCATCCTCAGCGCCCACAAGCTCGTCTTCATCGGGGACACGCTGTCTCGCCAGGCCAAGGCCCAGGACGTGCAGCACAAGGTGATGCACTACAGCAACCTCCTCTGCGAGATGCTCAAGGAGATCGTGGTGACCACCAAGGCGGCCGCCCTCCACTACCCTTCTCCTGCCGCCTCTAAGGACATGGTGGAGCGTGTCAAGGACCTTGCCAACAGCACACAGCAGTTCAGGATGGTGCTGGGCCAGCTGGCAGCCATGTGA
- the BCAR1 gene encoding breast cancer anti-estrogen resistance protein 1 isoform X1, protein MPGSPPRRGALLQNVLAKALYDNVAESPDELSFRKGDIMTVLERNTQGLDGWWLCSLHGRQGIVPGNRLKILVGMYDKKQQQQQAPGPAQGQAPPQPPVPQPALPYHHQGGYTPLSPASQYTPMHPAYAPQGDNVYLMPVPSKGQQGLYPGSAPTGQFPPAPAKQPPAYPKQTPPHAFPSPGQEIYQVPPSLGQAAEAYPGGSASPPQDVYQVPPLAGQAQDIYQVPPSLDMRSWEGHKPQGKVLVPTRVGQVYVYDSPKGEQDEYDFPRHLLSAGSQEIYDVPPVRGGVPSQFSQEVYDTPPMAVKGPNGQDPGQEIYDVPPSVEKNLHQTVYDVPPSVSKDVPDGPAREETYDVPPAFAKQKTFDPSRHPLILAQQEPYLPEDVYDVPPAAGKGAPEPPLSHEIYDVPPSLKKLGGSAFPSQEVYDVPRDLHAPGKGSLDTEGEYIYDVPPQVDREAKGADAKRLSASSTGSTRSNISTSSLDVVPVKEPAKGTGKEFSLDLDAAMETLAKLQHGVGGAVSYLMSFIGANWRSPEHMEANAASIRGAAEGVRTALRDLLEFARGAVGNAAQASDRSLYAKLSKQLQKMEEVYQALARHGQALDACHWAPSALAGGKQGTDDLEHFVMHSRGIPDDTKQLASFLHGNASLLFKRTKPVVESGGHGPPHPSDKASSIQSRPLPSPPKLLAQESPDGPYENSESGWMEDYDYVHLQGKEEFEKTQKELLEKGNIIRQSKDQLEHQQLKQFERLEQEVTRPIDNDLSNWSPPQHYGPARGGGALCPADRQLLLFYLEQCEANLTTLTNAVDAFFTAVSTNQPPKIFVAHSKFVILSAHKLVFIGDTLSRQAKAQDVQHKVMHYSNLLCEMLKEIVVTTKAAALHYPSPAASKDMVERVKDLANSTQQFRMVLGQLAAM, encoded by the exons ATGCCCGGCTCACCGCCGCGGCGCGGGGCTCTCTTGCAGAACGTGCTGGCCAAGGCGCTGTACGACAACGTGGCCGAGTCCCCGGACGAGCTCTCCTTCCGCAAGGGTGACATCATGACGGTGCTGGAGCGCAACACCCAGGGCCTGGACGGCTGGTGGCTCTGCTCGCTCCACGGCCGCCAGGGCATCGTCCCCGGGAACCGCCTCAAGATCCTGGTGGGGATGTACgacaagaagcagcagcagcagcaagcgcCCGGCCCGGCGCAGGGACAggcccccccgcagccgccgGTGCCCCAGCCGGCTCTGCCGTACCACCACCAAGGGGGCTACACCCCGCTGTCGCCCGCCTCGCAGTACACACCCATGCACCCTGCTTATGCCCCCCAAGGGGACAACGTCTACCTGATGCCGGTCCCCAGCAAGGGACAGCAGGGTCTCTACCCGGGCTCGGCGCCCACCGGACAGTTTCCGCCGGCCCCGGCGAAGCAGCCGCCCGCCTACCCGAAGCAGACGCCTCCCCACGCTTTCCCCAGCCCCGGCCAGGAGATCTACCAGGTGcccccctccctgggccaggCGGCGGAGGCGTACCCcgggggctctgccagccccccccAGGACGTCTACCAGGTTCCTCCCTTGGCCGGTCAGGCTCAAGACATCTACCAGGTGCCCCCATCGTTGGACATGAGGAGCTGGGAAGGGCACAAGCCCCAGGGAAAG GTGCTGGTGCCCACCCGCGTGGGGCAAGTGTACGTCTACGACTCCCCCAAGGGTGAGCAGGATGAGTACGATTTCCCTCGCCACCTCCTCTCCGCGGGCTCCCAGGAGATCTACGACGTGCCGCCTGTCCGAGGGGGGGTCCCGAGTCAGTTCAGCCAGGAG GTCTATGACACCCCCCCCATGGCAGTGAAGGGTCCCAACGGACAGGACCCAGGGCAGGAGATCTACGATGTGCCCCCCAGCGTGGAGAAGAACCTGCACCAAACT GTGTACGACGTCCCCCCCTCGGTGAGCAAGGACGTGCCGGATGGCCCAGCGCGGGAGGAGACCTATGATGTGCCCCCCGCCTTTGCCAAGCAAAAAACCTTCGACCCCTCCCGCCACCCCCTCATCCTGGCCCAGCAGGAACCCTACTTGCCAGAGGATGTCTACGACGTGCCACCGGCGGCTGGGAAAGGTGCCCCCGAGCCGCCGCTCTCCCACGAGATCTACGATGTGCCCCCCAGCCTCAAGAAGCTGGGGGGATCAGCCTTCCCCTCCCAGGAGGTGTATGACGTGCCCCGGGACCTGCACGCCCCAGGCAAGGGCTCCCTGGACACGGAGGGCGAGTACATCTATGACGTCCCGCCGCAAGTGGACCGTGAGGCCAAGGGGGCCGATGCCAAACGCCTCTCGGCCTCCAGCACGGGCAGCACCCGCAGCAACATCTCCACGTCCTCGCTGGATGTGGTGCCCGTGAAGGAGCCGGCCAAGGGAACCGGCAAGGAGTTCTCCCTGGACTTGGATGCCGCCATGGAGACACTGGCCAAGCTCCAGCACGGCGTCGGCGGCGCCGTCTCCTACCTCATGTCCTTCATCGGCGCCAACTGGCGCAGCCCCGAGCACATGGAGGCCAATGCCGCCAGCATCCGCGGGGCAGCCGAGGGCGTCCGGACAGCCCTCCGGGACCTGCTGGAGTTTGCCCGGGGGGCGGTGGGCAATGCCGCCCAGGCCTCCGACCGCTCCCTCTACGCCAAGCTCAGCAAGCAGCTGCAGAAGATGGAGGAGGTCTACCAGGCCCTGGCACGGCACGGCCAAGCGCTGGACGCTTGCCACTGGGCCCCGAGCGCCCTGGCTGGTGGCAAGCAGGGCACGGATGACTTGGAGCACTTCGTCATGCACTCGCGCGGCATCCCCGATGACACCAAGCAGTTGGCCTCCTTCCTGCACGGCAATGCCTCCCTCCTCTTCAAACGGACAAAGCCGGTGGTGGAGAGCGGTGGCCATGGGCCCCCTCACCCCTCCGACAAGGCCAGCAGCATCCAGTCGcggcccctgccctccccgcccaAGCTGCTGGCCCAGGAGTCGCCCGACGGGCCCTATGAGAACAGCGAGAGTGGCTGGATGGAGGATTACGACTACGTCCATCTCCAG GGCAAAGAGGAGTTTGAGAAGACCcagaaggagctgctggagaaagGCAACATCATCCGGCAGAGCAAGGACCAGCTGGAGCACCAGCAG CTGAAGCAGTTTGAGCGGCTGGAGCAGGAGGTGACGCGCCCCATCGACAATGACCTGTCCAACTGGAGCCCCCCCCAGCACTACGGCCCGGCGCGGGGTGGCGGGGCCCTGTGTCCTGCCGACCGCCAGCTCCTCCTCTTCTACCTGGAGCAGTGCGAGGCCAACCTCACCACGCTCACCAACGCTGTCGACGCCTTCTTCACCGCCGTCAGCACCAACCAACCCCCCAAGATCTTTGTGGCCCACAGCAAGTTCGTCATCCTCAGCGCCCACAAGCTCGTCTTCATCGGGGACACGCTGTCTCGCCAGGCCAAGGCCCAGGACGTGCAGCACAAGGTGATGCACTACAGCAACCTCCTCTGCGAGATGCTCAAGGAGATCGTGGTGACCACCAAGGCGGCCGCCCTCCACTACCCTTCTCCTGCCGCCTCTAAGGACATGGTGGAGCGTGTCAAGGACCTTGCCAACAGCACACAGCAGTTCAGGATGGTGCTGGGCCAGCTGGCAGCCATGTGA